One Flavobacterium sp. 90 DNA segment encodes these proteins:
- a CDS encoding chloride channel protein, with translation MLKKYFRKLESIIALGQSLMTPKQFIFLSSVLIGISCSLAVIVLKTFAHSVFSFATYINGILKLSFINSILPIIGIVLTVFVVKRVLNGSIEKGTSQILYAVAKKASIIPKKQMYAQIVTSSLTVGLGGSAGLESPIVITGAAFGSNFAQNYKLPYKDRTLLIGCGVAAGISAAFNAPIAGVLFAIEVLLVDVSISAFTPIMISAATGALVSAIVLDETILLSFKKQQAFNYHNIPFYVLLGILTGFIAVYYARNFQRVEHYFSNLKVGPYKKALIGSSLLALLIFIFPTLFGEGYESIKTLSETDPGHLLDNTLFADFRNNQWVLLLFVGCTMMVKVFASGLTLGSGGNGGNFAPSLFLGSYLGYFFSKFISLIGLSKLPISNFTMVGMAGILSGLFHAPLTAIFLIAEITGGYSLMIPLMIVSSISFAISKRFEKYSLDVKGLAKKGHAFTSNKDSNILSTLDIDTIIQCDYLTVHPEENLSKLVDLISHSNQVVFAVVNNEKELVGIVHFNDIREIIFNSYRVKYTLIKDVMKTPAATISSFDSMEIVMSKFEKSKTAFLPVIRNDKYYGFISKSIALEAYRTKLRSMTIE, from the coding sequence ATGCTAAAAAAATATTTTAGAAAACTAGAAAGCATTATCGCTTTAGGACAGTCGTTGATGACACCAAAGCAATTTATTTTTTTATCAAGTGTTTTAATTGGTATTTCTTGTTCTTTGGCAGTAATCGTTCTAAAAACTTTTGCCCATAGTGTTTTCTCTTTTGCGACATATATCAACGGAATCTTAAAATTAAGTTTCATCAACAGTATCTTGCCAATTATTGGTATTGTACTAACCGTTTTTGTGGTAAAAAGAGTTTTAAACGGAAGTATAGAAAAGGGAACTTCTCAAATTTTATATGCTGTTGCTAAAAAAGCAAGTATTATCCCGAAGAAACAAATGTACGCGCAAATTGTTACTTCTTCGCTTACGGTTGGTTTAGGAGGTTCTGCAGGTTTAGAAAGTCCTATTGTTATCACTGGAGCAGCTTTTGGATCAAATTTCGCTCAAAATTATAAACTACCTTATAAAGACAGAACTTTATTGATTGGTTGTGGCGTTGCAGCAGGAATTTCGGCAGCATTTAACGCTCCAATTGCAGGAGTTTTGTTTGCAATAGAAGTTTTATTGGTAGACGTAAGTATTTCGGCCTTTACCCCTATTATGATTTCTGCGGCTACAGGTGCTTTAGTTTCTGCAATTGTTCTGGATGAAACTATCTTATTGTCTTTCAAAAAACAACAAGCTTTTAATTATCATAATATTCCTTTTTATGTTCTCTTAGGAATTTTGACAGGTTTTATTGCTGTTTATTATGCCCGAAATTTTCAAAGAGTCGAGCATTATTTTTCTAATCTAAAAGTTGGTCCTTATAAAAAAGCCTTAATTGGATCTTCGTTATTGGCTCTGCTTATTTTTATCTTTCCAACGCTTTTTGGAGAGGGTTACGAAAGTATCAAAACCTTATCAGAAACTGATCCTGGACATTTATTAGACAATACCTTATTTGCTGATTTTAGAAATAATCAATGGGTTTTACTTTTGTTTGTAGGATGTACAATGATGGTAAAAGTATTTGCTTCAGGATTAACATTAGGAAGTGGAGGAAACGGAGGAAACTTTGCTCCTTCTCTATTTCTAGGTTCCTATTTAGGTTATTTCTTTTCAAAATTCATCAGCCTTATTGGTTTATCTAAATTGCCAATTAGTAACTTTACAATGGTTGGAATGGCTGGTATTCTAAGCGGATTATTTCACGCGCCTTTAACTGCTATCTTCTTAATTGCCGAAATTACTGGCGGTTATAGTCTGATGATTCCGCTTATGATAGTTTCTTCAATAAGTTTTGCAATTTCTAAACGTTTCGAGAAATATTCTCTGGATGTAAAAGGTCTTGCGAAAAAAGGACACGCATTTACCAGCAATAAAGATTCAAACATTTTATCTACTTTAGATATTGATACTATAATTCAATGCGATTATTTAACCGTTCATCCCGAAGAAAACTTAAGCAAACTGGTTGATTTAATTTCACATTCAAATCAAGTCGTATTTGCCGTTGTAAACAACGAAAAAGAATTAGTTGGTATCGTTCATTTTAATGATATTCGCGAAATCATTTTCAATAGTTATCGTGTAAAATATACCTTGATCAAAGATGTAATGAAAACTCCTGCAGCTACTATTTCCTCTTTTGACTCAATGGAAATTGTAATGAGCAAGTTCGAAAAATCTAAAACAGCCTTTCTTCCGGTTATCCGAAATGATAAATATTATGGATTCATATCCAAATCTATAGCACTTGAAGCCTATAGAACTAAGTTGCGTTCTATGACAATAGAATAA